The following coding sequences lie in one Halorarum halophilum genomic window:
- a CDS encoding DoxX family membrane protein, producing MATSASIDTSNTFESTVAGRTVRARAHSLSAWFVLSLRLMMGAAFLWAGWTKLPFVAGEAFDATGYLRFATVANGSPLADAFVAMSNVPWLMTVANVAVPWGELLLGLGLLVGAFTRLASFFGALLMATFYLGNWSVEHGVINGDFAYMLVFLAVAAFGAGRILGLDAYIENYEVGGVPLLERYPVLEYVLG from the coding sequence ATGGCAACATCCGCTTCCATCGATACCAGCAACACCTTCGAGAGCACCGTCGCCGGCCGGACCGTCCGCGCCCGAGCACACAGCCTCAGCGCGTGGTTCGTCCTCTCGCTTCGGCTCATGATGGGCGCCGCGTTCCTCTGGGCCGGCTGGACGAAGCTGCCATTCGTCGCGGGGGAGGCGTTCGACGCGACCGGCTACCTCCGCTTCGCGACCGTCGCGAACGGCAGCCCCCTCGCCGATGCGTTCGTCGCGATGTCGAACGTCCCGTGGCTGATGACCGTCGCCAACGTCGCGGTACCGTGGGGGGAACTCCTCCTCGGGCTCGGGCTCCTCGTGGGCGCGTTCACTCGTCTCGCCTCGTTCTTCGGCGCGCTGCTCATGGCGACGTTCTACCTCGGGAACTGGAGCGTCGAACACGGCGTGATCAACGGTGACTTCGCGTACATGCTCGTGTTCCTCGCGGTCGCCGCGTTCGGCGCCGGGCGGATCCTCGGGCTCGACGCGTACATCGAGAACTACGAGGTGGGCGGCGTTCCCCTGCTGGAGCGCTACCCCGTCCTCGAGTACGTCCTCGGCTGA
- a CDS encoding YihY/virulence factor BrkB family protein, whose protein sequence is MIPDRRRVVSVARAVVHEIRTENVTFLAGSIAYHAFVSLLPLLLLVVLVLSSAGNGGLQSAFESLVRGALTQNAGSELLSELERAGQSRGLSVAGLGVLVWGSLRIFRGLDTAFSDIYETEAENTFLDQLGDALLLLLVFGVGVVLAAFLRQYVPSGGDGLLWPIVSRILLVLALVVALFPMYYVFPDTDVGVVEVLPGTAFAAVGLTVFESLFQVYAQWGGTQQDPSVVAAILVFLTWLYFSGLVILVGASVNAVLSNRSADVAIDPVVGGAGREPERPTSDEVVRAITELESMLADPGALTVTVGDRSVTFPPPQRLSTDTEPSVLDAHDVGVELRWAVDSTATGLGGDEVAKPDVDRTVERDDDGDGGGD, encoded by the coding sequence GTGATCCCCGACCGTCGCCGCGTCGTCTCCGTCGCCCGCGCCGTCGTCCACGAGATCAGGACGGAGAACGTCACCTTCCTCGCGGGGAGCATCGCGTACCACGCGTTCGTCTCGCTGCTCCCCTTGTTGCTGCTCGTCGTGCTCGTGCTCTCGTCGGCCGGGAACGGCGGGTTGCAGTCGGCGTTCGAGTCGCTGGTCCGTGGCGCGCTCACGCAGAACGCCGGGTCGGAGCTGCTCTCGGAGCTCGAACGCGCCGGCCAGTCGCGCGGCCTCTCCGTTGCCGGACTCGGAGTGCTGGTATGGGGGTCGCTCCGCATCTTCCGCGGGCTCGATACCGCGTTCTCCGACATCTACGAGACGGAGGCCGAGAACACCTTCCTCGACCAGCTCGGCGACGCGCTGTTGCTGCTCCTCGTGTTCGGTGTCGGGGTAGTGCTCGCGGCGTTCCTCCGCCAGTACGTCCCGTCCGGCGGGGACGGCCTGCTGTGGCCGATCGTCAGTCGGATCCTCCTCGTGCTGGCGCTCGTGGTCGCGCTGTTCCCGATGTACTACGTCTTCCCGGACACGGACGTCGGCGTCGTCGAGGTCCTCCCGGGCACGGCCTTCGCGGCGGTCGGCCTCACCGTCTTCGAGTCGCTGTTCCAGGTGTACGCGCAGTGGGGCGGCACGCAGCAGGACCCCAGCGTCGTCGCCGCCATCCTCGTGTTCCTCACGTGGCTCTACTTCTCCGGGCTGGTCATCCTCGTCGGCGCGTCCGTGAACGCCGTCCTCTCGAACCGGAGCGCCGACGTCGCCATCGACCCCGTCGTCGGCGGGGCCGGGAGGGAACCGGAGCGACCGACCTCGGACGAGGTCGTCCGCGCCATCACGGAACTCGAGTCCATGCTCGCGGACCCGGGCGCGCTGACGGTCACGGTCGGCGATCGCTCGGTCACCTTCCCCCCGCCGCAGCGACTCTCGACGGACACAGAGCCGTCGGTGCTCGACGCGCACGACGTGGGCGTGGAACTCCGGTGGGCGGTCGATTCGACGGCGACCGGTCTGGGTGGGGACGAAGTGGCGAAACCCGACGTCGATCGGACCGTCGAACGGGACGACGATGGCGACGGTGGCGGCGACTGA
- a CDS encoding 30S ribosomal protein S19 produces MSSEYRTGREGEFTYRGHTLDELQEMDLEDVAELLPARQRRTITRGLGVQQMKLLEDARDATEEETANDPLRTHVRDMPVLPEFVGLTFAVYDGHEFERVRVEPEMIGHYLGEFHLTRNSVEHGQAGLGATRSSKFVPLK; encoded by the coding sequence ATGAGCTCCGAGTACAGAACCGGCCGCGAAGGTGAGTTCACCTACCGCGGCCACACGCTCGACGAACTCCAGGAGATGGATCTGGAGGACGTCGCGGAACTGCTCCCCGCCCGACAGCGGCGAACCATCACCCGAGGACTCGGCGTCCAGCAGATGAAGCTGCTCGAGGACGCCCGGGACGCGACCGAGGAGGAGACGGCGAACGACCCGCTCCGCACGCACGTGCGCGACATGCCCGTGCTGCCGGAGTTCGTGGGTCTCACGTTCGCCGTCTACGACGGACACGAGTTCGAGCGCGTCCGGGTGGAGCCCGAGATGATCGGGCACTACCTGGGCGAGTTCCACCTCACGCGGAACTCCGTCGAACACGGTCAGGCCGGACTCGGCGCGACCCGGTCCTCGAAGTTCGTGCCCCTCAAGTAA
- a CDS encoding GTPBP1 family GTP-binding protein: MSADRAALEHAIERGEEDGGYIEFKTRLSKDVHLADGRLESLAAQLRHRVLSGDGEALYVVGVTDDGGIAGISPDSFSETMDVLSLLAEEAEAHIHDVETWSAGSGPADEEGLVGLATVREGAMLETDDEHIVVGTAGHVDHGKSTLVGSLVTGEADDGEGGTRSFLDVQPHEVERGLSADLSYAVYGFDDEGQVRMDNPHRKSDRARVVQEADRLVSFVDTVGHEPWLRTTIRGLVGQKLDYGLLVVAADDGPTKTTREHLGILLAMDLPTIVALTKVDAVTDERAAEVEREVESMLRDVGQTPLRAERHGVRTAVEEIGDGVVPVFSTSAVTREGLDDLDELLEALPKRASDADAEFRMYVDRTYDVKGVGAVASGTIQAGTVEAGDELLLGPMPDGSFREVEVRSIEMHYHRVDKAQAGRIVGIALKGVREREVQRGMALVPRSADVRPVRSFDAEVMVLNHPTRIQDGYEPVIHLETVSEAAVFSPEGGRLLPGDTGETTVEFKFRPYLVEEGQRFVFREGRSKGVGTVTDVEYADE; the protein is encoded by the coding sequence ATGAGCGCTGACCGAGCCGCGCTCGAGCACGCCATCGAGCGCGGCGAGGAGGACGGCGGCTACATCGAGTTCAAGACCCGCCTCTCCAAGGACGTTCACCTAGCGGACGGCCGCCTGGAGAGTCTCGCCGCACAACTGCGCCACCGAGTCCTCTCGGGGGACGGCGAGGCGCTGTACGTTGTCGGCGTCACGGACGACGGCGGCATCGCCGGCATCTCGCCGGACTCGTTCTCCGAGACGATGGACGTGCTCTCCCTGCTGGCCGAGGAGGCCGAGGCGCACATCCACGACGTGGAGACCTGGAGCGCCGGCTCCGGTCCCGCCGACGAGGAAGGGCTGGTCGGCCTGGCGACCGTTCGCGAGGGCGCGATGCTGGAGACCGACGACGAGCACATCGTCGTGGGCACGGCCGGCCACGTCGACCACGGCAAGTCCACGCTCGTCGGGTCGCTCGTCACCGGCGAGGCCGACGACGGCGAGGGCGGCACCCGGTCGTTCCTCGACGTCCAGCCCCACGAGGTCGAGCGCGGGCTGTCGGCGGACCTCTCGTACGCGGTGTACGGCTTCGACGACGAGGGGCAGGTCCGGATGGACAACCCCCATCGGAAGTCCGACCGGGCCCGCGTCGTGCAGGAGGCCGACCGGCTGGTCTCGTTCGTCGACACCGTCGGCCACGAGCCGTGGCTCCGGACGACGATCCGCGGGCTGGTCGGCCAGAAACTCGACTACGGCCTGCTCGTCGTCGCCGCCGACGACGGGCCGACGAAGACCACCCGCGAGCACCTCGGCATCCTGCTCGCGATGGACCTCCCGACCATCGTGGCGCTGACGAAGGTCGACGCGGTCACCGACGAGCGCGCCGCCGAGGTCGAACGCGAGGTCGAGTCGATGCTCCGGGACGTCGGCCAGACCCCGCTCCGCGCCGAGCGACACGGCGTCCGGACGGCGGTCGAGGAGATCGGCGACGGCGTCGTCCCGGTGTTCTCCACCTCTGCGGTGACCCGCGAGGGGCTCGACGACCTGGACGAACTGCTGGAGGCGCTGCCCAAGCGGGCCAGCGACGCCGACGCGGAGTTCCGGATGTACGTCGACCGGACGTACGACGTGAAGGGCGTCGGCGCGGTCGCGTCGGGCACCATCCAGGCCGGAACCGTCGAGGCGGGCGACGAACTCCTGCTCGGCCCGATGCCGGACGGCTCGTTCCGCGAGGTTGAGGTGCGCTCCATCGAGATGCACTACCACCGCGTGGACAAGGCCCAGGCCGGCCGCATCGTCGGCATCGCGCTGAAGGGCGTCCGCGAGCGCGAGGTACAGCGCGGCATGGCGCTCGTTCCCCGGTCGGCCGACGTCCGCCCGGTCCGCTCGTTCGACGCCGAGGTGATGGTGCTCAACCACCCGACGAGGATTCAGGACGGGTACGAGCCCGTCATCCACCTCGAGACGGTGAGCGAGGCGGCGGTGTTCTCCCCCGAGGGCGGGCGGCTCCTCCCCGGGGACACCGGCGAGACGACGGTTGAGTTCAAGTTCCGACCGTACCTCGTCGAGGAGGGGCAGCGGTTCGTGTTCCGCGAGGGCCGCAGCAAGGGGGTCGGCACCGTCACCGACGTCGAGTACGCCGACGAGTGA
- a CDS encoding 50S ribosomal protein L2: MGRRIQGQRRGRGGSTFRAPSHRYKSEKNHKKVEADDATISGTVVGIEHDPARSAPLADVEFEDDDRRLVLAPEGVTVGETLQVGVSAEIKPGNTLPLAEIPEGIPVCNVESKPGDGGKFARASGVNATLLTHDRDVAVVQLPSGEVKRLNPDARATIGVVAGGGRTEKPFVKAGNKYHKMKSRGTKYPRVRGVAMNAVDHPFGGGGRQHPGQPKSVSRNAPPGRKVGDIASKRTGRGGNN, from the coding sequence ATGGGACGCAGGATTCAGGGACAACGACGCGGTCGCGGTGGGTCCACCTTCCGTGCGCCCTCGCACCGCTACAAATCCGAGAAGAACCACAAGAAGGTCGAGGCGGACGACGCCACGATCTCCGGCACCGTCGTCGGCATCGAACACGACCCGGCGCGCTCCGCGCCGCTCGCGGACGTCGAGTTCGAGGACGACGACCGCCGACTCGTGCTCGCCCCCGAGGGCGTCACGGTCGGCGAGACGCTCCAGGTGGGCGTCTCGGCCGAGATCAAGCCCGGCAACACGCTCCCGCTCGCGGAGATCCCCGAGGGGATCCCGGTGTGCAACGTCGAGTCCAAGCCCGGCGACGGGGGCAAGTTCGCCCGCGCCTCGGGCGTGAACGCGACGCTGCTAACCCACGACCGCGACGTCGCGGTCGTCCAGCTGCCGAGCGGCGAGGTCAAGCGGCTCAACCCCGACGCCCGCGCCACCATCGGCGTGGTCGCTGGCGGCGGTCGCACCGAGAAGCCGTTCGTGAAGGCCGGAAACAAGTACCACAAGATGAAATCGCGCGGGACGAAGTACCCGCGCGTTCGCGGGGTCGCGATGAACGCCGTCGACCACCCGTTCGGTGGCGGCGGCCGCCAGCACCCCGGCCAGCCCAAGTCCGTCTCGCGGAACGCTCCGCCGGGCCGGAAGGTGGGCGACATCGCCTCCAAGCGCACTGGCCGCGGAGGGAACAACTGA
- a CDS encoding 50S ribosomal protein L23, with protein MKVIKHPLVTEKAMDEMDFGNKLQFIVDVDATKPEVIEAIQSQFDVTVDDVNTQITPKGQKKATVALGEDDDAQEVASRIGVF; from the coding sequence ATGAAGGTGATCAAACACCCGCTCGTCACCGAGAAGGCGATGGACGAGATGGACTTCGGCAACAAGCTGCAGTTCATCGTCGACGTCGACGCGACGAAGCCCGAAGTGATCGAGGCGATCCAGTCGCAGTTCGACGTGACCGTCGACGACGTGAACACGCAGATCACGCCCAAGGGGCAGAAGAAGGCCACCGTCGCCCTCGGCGAGGACGACGACGCCCAGGAAGTGGCCTCTCGAATCGGGGTGTTCTAG
- a CDS encoding 50S ribosomal protein L3, translating into MPQPSRPRKGSLGFGPRTRATSEVPRIRSWPEDDGAAGVQGFAGYKAGMTHVVMVNDESDSPREGMEESVPVTVVEVPPMRAVALRAYEDTPYGQKPVTEVWGSEFHEELDRTLDLPAEDTFEDDADELRELVDDGAIDDLRFITHTEPAAMANVPKKKPDVMETRVGGDSLSDRLDYALDLVEEGGEHEFGDVFRAGEYMDVSGVTKGKGTQGPVKRWGVQKRKGKHARQGWRRRIGNLGPWNPSRVRSTVPQQGQMGYHQRTELNKRLIDFGEGDDASVEGGFKGYGEVDGHYALVKGSLPGPDKRLLRFRPAIRPNDQPRLDPEVRYVSTASNQG; encoded by the coding sequence ATGCCACAACCAAGCAGACCACGCAAGGGCTCGTTGGGCTTCGGCCCGCGCACGCGCGCGACTAGCGAAGTCCCCCGCATCCGCTCGTGGCCCGAGGACGACGGCGCGGCCGGCGTCCAGGGCTTCGCGGGCTACAAGGCGGGCATGACCCACGTCGTCATGGTGAACGACGAATCCGACTCCCCGCGCGAGGGGATGGAGGAGTCCGTTCCCGTGACGGTCGTGGAGGTGCCCCCCATGCGGGCGGTCGCCCTGCGAGCGTACGAGGACACGCCGTACGGACAGAAGCCGGTAACCGAAGTGTGGGGTTCGGAGTTCCACGAGGAGCTCGACCGCACGCTCGACCTGCCGGCGGAGGACACCTTCGAGGACGACGCAGACGAACTCCGCGAGCTCGTGGACGACGGCGCGATCGACGATCTGCGCTTCATCACCCACACCGAGCCCGCGGCGATGGCGAACGTCCCGAAGAAGAAGCCCGACGTGATGGAGACCCGCGTCGGCGGGGACTCGCTGTCGGACCGGCTCGACTACGCCCTCGACCTCGTCGAGGAGGGTGGCGAGCACGAGTTCGGCGACGTGTTCCGCGCCGGCGAGTACATGGACGTCTCCGGCGTCACGAAGGGCAAGGGCACCCAGGGCCCCGTCAAGCGCTGGGGCGTCCAGAAGCGGAAGGGCAAGCACGCCCGCCAGGGGTGGCGGCGCCGGATCGGTAACCTCGGCCCGTGGAACCCCTCGCGCGTGCGTTCGACAGTCCCCCAGCAGGGCCAGATGGGCTACCACCAGCGGACCGAGCTCAACAAGCGGCTCATCGACTTCGGCGAGGGCGACGACGCCTCCGTCGAGGGCGGCTTCAAGGGCTACGGCGAGGTGGACGGCCACTACGCGCTCGTCAAGGGCTCGCTGCCGGGCCCCGACAAGCGGCTCCTGCGGTTCCGCCCGGCCATCCGGCCGAACGACCAGCCGCGCCTCGACCCCGAGGTGCGCTACGTCTCCACCGCATCGAACCAGGGCTAA
- a CDS encoding J domain-containing protein, with the protein MDRDPLLLGLAAVFAGISVLMGVLAFDSSLFLLVVALPFGVVSYILWEHATGRLAQRVRESDVSAGDHADAGRGPRASRSRFGREARQRARNGRGREGRARGPGGSGGPTGSPAMDPGMVPAEAYRELDLSPDASQADVKRAYRERVKEAHPDSGGDEEEFKRVNRAYDTLKE; encoded by the coding sequence GTGGACCGCGATCCGCTGCTGCTGGGGCTCGCCGCCGTCTTCGCCGGCATCTCCGTCCTGATGGGCGTGCTGGCGTTCGACTCCTCGCTGTTCCTGTTAGTCGTGGCGCTCCCGTTCGGGGTCGTGTCGTACATCCTCTGGGAGCACGCCACCGGCCGCCTCGCCCAGCGGGTCCGCGAGTCGGACGTCAGCGCGGGTGACCACGCCGACGCGGGCCGCGGCCCCCGGGCATCCCGATCGCGATTCGGTCGCGAGGCGAGACAGCGGGCGCGGAACGGGCGGGGACGCGAGGGGAGGGCGCGGGGCCCGGGCGGGAGCGGCGGTCCCACCGGGTCGCCCGCGATGGATCCCGGGATGGTGCCCGCCGAGGCGTATCGGGAACTCGACCTGTCGCCGGACGCCTCGCAGGCGGACGTGAAGCGGGCGTACCGCGAGCGGGTGAAGGAGGCCCACCCGGATTCGGGCGGCGACGAGGAGGAGTTCAAGCGCGTGAACCGCGCGTACGACACGCTGAAGGAGTGA
- a CDS encoding MTH1187 family thiamine-binding protein has product MTVIALLSVAPVVEGSMAGEVAKAVEALDDFDVSYETNPMGTVIEADDIEELMAAATAAHRAVDGDRVSTVLKIDDKRTRTEPASEKVEAVERELGRPARSDAGNEEGGGGTNADGEDGGTD; this is encoded by the coding sequence ATGACAGTCATCGCACTGCTCAGCGTCGCGCCCGTCGTCGAGGGGAGCATGGCCGGCGAGGTCGCGAAGGCGGTCGAAGCGCTCGACGACTTCGACGTGAGCTACGAGACGAACCCGATGGGAACGGTGATCGAGGCGGACGACATCGAGGAGCTGATGGCCGCGGCGACCGCCGCTCACCGGGCCGTCGACGGCGACCGCGTGAGCACGGTCCTCAAGATCGACGACAAGCGGACCCGAACCGAACCCGCGAGCGAGAAGGTCGAGGCCGTCGAGCGTGAACTCGGTCGGCCCGCCCGCAGCGACGCCGGGAACGAGGAGGGCGGCGGCGGAACGAACGCGGACGGCGAGGACGGCGGAACCGACTGA
- a CDS encoding putative RNA uridine N3 methyltransferase: MDGTTLDVLVPSSLVREAEDGREATRKLGYVARAATIFRADRLVVFPDGEGERRWGGGYVRTVLEYCATPSYLRKEEWGMREELRDVGVLPPMRPDTSGPDGSELRDGIVTEVGPEGRVRVNCGLQHPISLHLPPGREVAEGERVTVRVSSREPVRARIVDDPAPGFRVAGEDISDALAAADVAVATSRHGRPLSVSELGDLHARLRDEHVAIAFGAPGRGLPAILGVDPEEVPVEPGAVDDSGFDLWLNTIPRQGSEVVRTEEAVFATLSPLTLTE; encoded by the coding sequence ATGGATGGCACGACACTCGACGTGCTCGTGCCGTCGTCGCTCGTCCGGGAGGCCGAGGACGGCCGCGAGGCCACGCGGAAACTCGGTTACGTCGCCCGTGCGGCGACGATCTTCCGGGCGGACCGGTTGGTAGTCTTCCCCGACGGGGAAGGCGAACGCCGCTGGGGCGGCGGGTACGTTCGCACCGTGCTGGAGTACTGCGCGACCCCCTCCTACCTCCGGAAGGAGGAGTGGGGGATGCGCGAGGAACTCCGGGACGTCGGCGTGCTCCCACCCATGCGGCCCGACACCTCCGGCCCAGACGGGTCGGAGTTGCGAGACGGAATCGTGACCGAGGTCGGACCTGAAGGCCGCGTTCGGGTCAATTGCGGACTGCAACACCCGATCTCCCTTCACCTGCCTCCCGGACGGGAGGTGGCGGAGGGGGAGCGCGTCACCGTCAGGGTCTCTTCGCGAGAACCCGTCCGCGCCCGCATCGTGGACGACCCCGCACCGGGGTTCCGCGTCGCGGGCGAGGACATCTCGGACGCCCTCGCCGCCGCCGACGTGGCGGTCGCCACCTCGCGGCACGGACGACCGCTGTCCGTGTCCGAGCTGGGCGACCTCCACGCGCGACTACGCGACGAACACGTCGCCATCGCGTTCGGCGCCCCCGGCAGAGGGCTTCCGGCCATCCTCGGGGTGGACCCCGAGGAGGTGCCGGTCGAACCCGGGGCCGTGGACGACTCGGGGTTCGATCTCTGGCTGAATACGATTCCGCGACAGGGGAGCGAGGTCGTGCGGACGGAGGAAGCGGTGTTCGCCACGCTCTCGCCCCTCACGCTCACGGAGTAA
- the mch gene encoding methenyltetrahydromethanopterin cyclohydrolase: protein MDSLNRMAVELVDEALDFADELNLAAYELDSGATVLDFGVEADGGLEAGLLLAEIQTAGLATVQARMDRVAGAPIPHVELTTDHPGIALLCSQKAGWELDMEGFDGLGSGPARALVGEESEFEAVGYYDEFDLTVLAVESVELPGDAVAEHVAERTNVNESAVFLPTCAVGSTVGSVTTAARAAELAVFRLFELGYDPMNVLSVAGTAPVAPVSYDETEAMGRTNDALAYGGEVHLTVAEDFDRFDELPSVAADEYGTPFADIFADAGYDFYEVDESVFAPASTTVDVVDGPTYALGETREDLLAESFGLE from the coding sequence ATGGACAGCCTCAATCGCATGGCGGTCGAGCTGGTCGACGAGGCGCTGGACTTCGCCGACGAGCTGAACCTGGCCGCCTACGAACTGGACTCCGGGGCAACGGTCCTCGACTTCGGCGTCGAGGCGGACGGCGGGCTGGAGGCGGGCCTGCTGCTCGCGGAGATCCAGACGGCCGGGCTCGCGACCGTGCAGGCGCGGATGGACCGCGTCGCCGGCGCACCCATCCCACACGTCGAACTGACGACCGACCACCCGGGGATCGCCCTGCTCTGCTCGCAGAAGGCCGGCTGGGAGCTCGACATGGAGGGATTCGACGGGCTGGGTTCGGGCCCGGCGCGCGCGCTCGTCGGCGAGGAGAGCGAGTTCGAGGCCGTCGGCTACTACGACGAGTTCGACCTCACCGTCCTCGCGGTCGAGAGCGTCGAACTCCCCGGCGACGCGGTCGCAGAACACGTGGCCGAGCGGACGAACGTGAACGAGTCCGCCGTCTTCCTCCCGACGTGCGCGGTCGGCTCCACCGTCGGGAGCGTCACGACAGCCGCGCGAGCGGCCGAACTCGCCGTCTTCCGGCTGTTCGAGCTCGGCTACGACCCCATGAACGTGCTCTCGGTGGCCGGCACCGCACCGGTCGCCCCGGTGAGCTACGACGAGACGGAGGCGATGGGTCGGACGAACGACGCGCTCGCGTACGGCGGCGAGGTCCACCTCACCGTCGCGGAGGACTTCGACCGCTTCGACGAACTTCCGTCAGTCGCGGCCGACGAGTACGGCACGCCGTTCGCGGACATCTTCGCCGACGCCGGCTACGACTTCTACGAGGTGGACGAGTCGGTGTTCGCGCCGGCCTCCACGACCGTGGACGTGGTCGACGGGCCGACGTACGCGCTCGGCGAGACGCGCGAGGACCTGCTCGCGGAGTCGTTCGGACTCGAGTAG
- a CDS encoding sodium:calcium antiporter has protein sequence MGRFRHPLVALALVVALTLPWVVLRSVGVVTSLSTMAIIATSGVAVLGAAFVLTWAAETAETDVPRAFALAVLAVIAVAPEYAVDALYAWEAGAAPGTPASETAANLAVANMTGANRILIGLGWAGIALYAIHRATRSGGDAVVNREGFLADAVELEPRISIEIVFLAIATVYAFVIPLNGGIDVIDAAFLVGLYVVYIYVIFQGEAGEEVHLGVPGYFQKLTRPRRVGAILIMFAYSAIVILIAVKPFAKGLEVLGPRLGVSSFFMIQWVAPLASESPEFIATAYLVRKARTTASFNALISSKLNQWTLLIGTLVLVYSLSLGYYDMLSFSQKQAGEIWLTAAQSFFAVTLLLNFEISIREALALLGLFLAQFYPAFQRYEGLLLYSAFYVVLGLGILVLRRRHLPRVAASVRRYAFGTDAQSTMTD, from the coding sequence ATGGGACGGTTTCGACACCCCCTGGTAGCGCTAGCACTGGTAGTCGCACTCACGCTCCCGTGGGTCGTCCTCCGATCGGTCGGTGTTGTGACCTCGCTTTCCACGATGGCCATCATCGCCACGAGCGGCGTGGCGGTGCTCGGCGCCGCATTCGTCCTCACGTGGGCTGCCGAGACCGCTGAAACGGACGTGCCACGAGCGTTCGCGCTCGCCGTGCTCGCGGTCATCGCTGTCGCCCCCGAGTACGCCGTCGACGCTCTCTACGCGTGGGAGGCGGGGGCTGCACCTGGAACACCAGCCTCGGAGACCGCCGCCAACTTGGCCGTGGCTAACATGACCGGGGCAAACCGTATCCTCATCGGACTCGGCTGGGCGGGCATCGCGCTGTACGCGATACACCGAGCGACTCGGTCGGGCGGCGACGCGGTCGTGAACCGGGAGGGATTCCTCGCCGACGCGGTCGAACTCGAACCGCGGATCAGTATCGAGATCGTGTTCCTCGCTATCGCTACGGTCTACGCCTTCGTTATCCCACTTAACGGGGGGATCGACGTGATCGATGCAGCGTTCCTCGTCGGACTGTACGTCGTCTACATCTACGTCATCTTCCAGGGGGAGGCGGGTGAGGAAGTCCACCTCGGTGTGCCTGGCTACTTCCAGAAACTCACACGTCCCCGCAGAGTTGGCGCGATCCTGATCATGTTCGCGTACTCTGCGATCGTAATTCTCATCGCGGTGAAACCGTTCGCGAAGGGCCTCGAGGTGCTCGGCCCGCGCCTCGGCGTCTCGTCGTTCTTCATGATTCAGTGGGTCGCACCCCTGGCCAGCGAGAGTCCGGAGTTCATCGCCACGGCGTACCTCGTGCGGAAGGCCAGGACGACGGCGTCGTTCAACGCGCTCATCTCCTCGAAGCTCAATCAGTGGACGCTGCTCATCGGGACGCTCGTGCTGGTGTACAGTCTCTCGCTTGGCTATTACGATATGCTCTCGTTCAGCCAGAAGCAGGCCGGGGAGATCTGGCTCACGGCGGCGCAGAGTTTCTTCGCCGTTACGCTCCTGCTCAACTTCGAGATCAGCATCAGGGAGGCGCTCGCACTGCTCGGTCTCTTTCTGGCCCAGTTCTATCCTGCCTTCCAACGGTACGAGGGGTTACTTCTCTACAGCGCGTTCTACGTGGTTCTCGGTCTTGGCATCCTCGTTCTGCGGCGACGGCACCTCCCTCGTGTCGCCGCCTCGGTACGACGATACGCCTTCGGGACTGACGCTCAATCGACGATGACGGACTGA
- the rpl4p gene encoding 50S ribosomal protein L4 → MKATVHDLNGDTTGEVDLPEVFETQYRPDLIRRAVVAAQANRKQAYGADEYAGLRTPAESFGSGRGMAHVPRQNGQGRRVPQTVKGRKAHPPKAEKDQSKKVNDKERKLAVRSALAATADPEVVAERGHAFDEDIELPLVVSDDFEDLVKTKEVVELLEALGVHDDVVRADEGRSVRAGQGKARGRKYKGPKSILFVTAGEPSKAARNLAGVDVTTAAEVNTEDLAPGTHAGRLTLFTESALEEVADR, encoded by the coding sequence ATGAAGGCAACAGTACACGACCTGAACGGCGACACGACGGGCGAGGTGGACCTCCCCGAGGTCTTCGAGACCCAGTACCGACCGGACCTGATCCGTCGGGCCGTGGTCGCCGCGCAGGCAAACAGGAAGCAGGCCTACGGCGCCGACGAGTACGCCGGGCTCCGCACGCCCGCCGAGTCGTTCGGCTCCGGCCGCGGGATGGCCCACGTGCCCCGACAGAACGGGCAGGGCCGGCGCGTGCCCCAGACGGTGAAGGGGCGCAAGGCGCACCCGCCGAAGGCCGAGAAGGACCAGTCGAAGAAGGTGAACGACAAGGAGCGAAAGCTCGCCGTCCGCTCGGCCCTCGCGGCCACCGCGGACCCCGAGGTCGTCGCCGAGCGCGGTCACGCGTTCGACGAGGACATCGAGCTGCCGCTCGTCGTCTCGGACGACTTCGAGGACCTCGTGAAGACGAAGGAGGTCGTCGAACTGCTCGAGGCGCTCGGCGTGCACGACGACGTCGTGCGCGCTGACGAGGGCCGCTCGGTGCGCGCGGGCCAGGGCAAGGCTCGCGGGCGCAAGTACAAGGGGCCCAAGTCGATCCTCTTCGTGACCGCCGGCGAGCCGTCGAAGGCCGCCCGCAACCTCGCGGGCGTCGACGTGACGACCGCCGCCGAGGTGAACACGGAGGACCTCGCGCCCGGCACGCACGCGGGCCGACTCACCCTGTTCACCGAGAGCGCGCTCGAGGAGGTGGCGGACCGATGA